Part of the bacterium genome is shown below.
TCCGGCGAAATTGCCGTCCAGCCTACGGCGCGGTTCGTTGTGCGGTAGACGCGTTCGGCGCCATAGTACAAGGTCGTCGTGTTGTTGAGGTCAAAAACGACCGGCGTGGACCAATTGCGACGCTCTTCATCATCAATGCCATTCAAGGCCCATTGAAACTCGTCGCCGCCGTTCGTGCTGCGCCCCAGCCCACCATATTGATATTCGGCATAAACGTAACTATTGTTATTCGGATCAACGAGCGTGTAGAAGCCGTCGCCGCCGTAAATTCGGTCGAATTCGTGCGGGTCGCCCGTCAATGAGCGCAAGGTGCCGTTATCCTGCGTTCCTCCGTATAGTCGCTGCGGTTGCTGCGCGTCATAAGTTGCCGCGTAGAATTGGATCGCCGGGAAATTATTAAGATCTACAAAATCATTCCCGTTATCCAGCGTCCGGTACAAGCCGCCGTCATTTCCCAGCAGAAATCGGAACGGCTGCTGCGGATCGAACCAAAGCGCGTGATGATCAACATGGACGTTGCCCGCAATTTCCTCCCAACTTGCGCCGCCGTTTGTGGAGCGATGAGCTGTGACGCCCAGCACAAAAACCATGTCCTCGTCGTCGGGCCGTACGCGGATATTGCCAAAATACCAGCCAAAATTCGAATAGGCGTCCGTCAAACTCTCGTCGTTGGTCCGTACCCAGCTCTCACCGGCATCATCGGAACGGTAAACGCCAAGGAAGAAGCCCGGGTGATCGGCGTAGCAGGCATAGAGCACACTGGGATTAGAGGAACTGATCGCCAGCCCGATGCGCCCAACGTCATCGCCTACAGGCGGCAACCCTACCGATAGGCGCGTCCATGTTGCACCGCGATTTGTGGATTTATAAATGCCGCTGCCGCGCCCGCCAGCTCGCCGCTCCTCGGGTCCGCGCACGCGCTGCCACATCGCCGCGTAGACGATATCCGGGTTTTCCGGATGGACAACAACATCTGAGGCGCCCGTCGAATCGTTGACGGTAAGCACTTGCGACCATGTCGCGCCGGCGTCATCGCTGAAATAGATCCCGCGATCACCGCCCGGCGCAAAAAGCTCGCCCATGGCCGCGACCCAAACGTGCTGCGGATTCTCCGGATGCACTACGACACGCGCGATGTAGCGCGTATTCGCCAGGCCGCTTAATTGCCACGACGAACCCGCGTCCGCGGAGACGTAGAGCCCGGAGCCGGGATAGCTGTATCCGGCGGAATTTGCTTCACCCGAACCCAGGTAGATGCGATTCGGATTGCCGGGATCAATCGCCAAGGCACCGCACGACGGCGTCGGCAGCGCATCGCTGACAGAGACAAAGGTCTGCCCGGCGTCCGTTGTCTTGAAGACACCGCCGGATGCCGAAGCCACATAATAGATGTTGTCGTCCGTCGGATGGCCCACGATGTCCGTGATACGGCCGCCGATGTTCGTCGGACCGTGTTGCACCCAGAATGGATCTTCGTCAAGTGCGCGATTGCGCATGGCTGCGGCCGCGCGCGCCCGCCATAATGCGGTCATGATCGAGCGTCGCATGCGGCCACATACGCTGCTGCATGAACCACTCAGACGGAAACGGGCCCGGAGCACCCTTACGCGGGAAAGCAGACTCCTCAGGAGTCAATACGAACCATGCGGCGCCTGCGATGGCAAGCAGCAGTACAAGGCGGCGAATCATGGGCGGGTACCTGCTAAAAAAAGTCAATAACATCGAGACTTGGACGACACCGTTGCAAGTCTGCGGAAAAGCCGTTACATTGGCGAACGAAGATCACACAACCCCGAGGTCACGTGCTGCCGCGCGGATTATCTCTTAGTCCAACCTATCTTGCGAATCTTACGATACTGACGGCGGGCTATGCGCTGTCGCACGTCGTCAAGCGACCGCTGGTGTGGGGCTGGCCGATCAGTATCATGATTGAGCCGATCAGCCGCTGCAACTTGCAGTGTCCCCTCTGCCCTATCGGCGCGCGCGAATTGACACGTGACTTGGGGACGATGAGTTTAGAGAACTACCGCCGCATACTGAACAATGTCGGCCGGTATGTCAAAGTCATCGCGTTGTGGAATCAAGGCGAGCCGACCATCAATGATGATCTGCCGAACATGATCGGCATGGCCAGCGCGCGCGGGATTTTTTCGATGGTCTCGACGAATGGCAATCTGTTGCATCGGCGCGATCTGATTCCGCGCTTGCTTGATGCCGGACTCTCGGAATTGATTTTCTCGATAGACGGACTGACGCCGGACAGCTACAAGATCTACCGCATCGGCGGCAATCTTGAAGTGGTCATCGAGAATTTGAAGGCGACTCGGCGGTTGCGCGATGAGCGCGGTTTGAAATATCCGCGACTTGTGATGCAGTGGCTGCCGATGAAGCACAACCAGCACGAAATTCCCTATTTGCGCGCGAAAGCCAAAGAATGGGGCGCGGATTCGGTGGAAATCAAGACCACGCAGATTTACACCGATGAGCAGGCGGCAGATTACTTGCCGGATGCGGAAGAATTGCGACGCTACCAACGGGTCGGCGAAAAGTGGGACACCAAGCG
Proteins encoded:
- a CDS encoding T9SS type A sorting domain-containing protein, with the protein product MRNRALDEDPFWVQHGPTNIGGRITDIVGHPTDDNIYYVASASGGVFKTTDAGQTFVSVSDALPTPSCGALAIDPGNPNRIYLGSGEANSAGYSYPGSGLYVSADAGSSWQLSGLANTRYIARVVVHPENPQHVWVAAMGELFAPGGDRGIYFSDDAGATWSQVLTVNDSTGASDVVVHPENPDIVYAAMWQRVRGPEERRAGGRGSGIYKSTNRGATWTRLSVGLPPVGDDVGRIGLAISSSNPSVLYACYADHPGFFLGVYRSDDAGESWVRTNDESLTDAYSNFGWYFGNIRVRPDDEDMVFVLGVTAHRSTNGGASWEEIAGNVHVDHHALWFDPQQPFRFLLGNDGGLYRTLDNGNDFVDLNNFPAIQFYAATYDAQQPQRLYGGTQDNGTLRSLTGDPHEFDRIYGGDGFYTLVDPNNNSYVYAEYQYGGLGRSTNGGDEFQWALNGIDDEERRNWSTPVVFDLNNTTTLYYGAERVYRTTNRAVGWTAISPDLTDGGGSGNLVFGTITTIAVSPANSQVIYAGTDDANLWVTSNGGTTWQRRDAGLPQRWITRVTPHPTNVNEALVTVSGYRELDQQAHLYRTSDRGLTWSEVGSTLPDVPLNDVLYDSRSDNIIYVASDFGMFWSADAGATWAALGRGLPPVPTLDIVLDPVQHRLIAATYGRSFLTLPLDSLDANHRPQIVSVTPSAPNDTVQTLEGTTVQFAVIASDLDEDALSYSWSVDGEQFATTTEAAYHFAVVGDFQVSIEVSDGLLSVRDSMIVHVDSSLAASSAELPQDFTLRAFPNPFNSQVQLEYALPAPGDLRIEVFSVDGRLAAEVLVGRMSAGTHTLNWSPSNLASGTYIARMQTAATTRHLKLLYLK
- a CDS encoding SPASM domain-containing protein, coding for MLPRGLSLSPTYLANLTILTAGYALSHVVKRPLVWGWPISIMIEPISRCNLQCPLCPIGARELTRDLGTMSLENYRRILNNVGRYVKVIALWNQGEPTINDDLPNMIGMASARGIFSMVSTNGNLLHRRDLIPRLLDAGLSELIFSIDGLTPDSYKIYRIGGNLEVVIENLKATRRLRDERGLKYPRLVMQWLPMKHNQHEIPYLRAKAKEWGADSVEIKTTQIYTDEQAADYLPDAEELRRYQRVGEKWDTKRRYQSCKRLWYSTMIDWNGNVVPCCFDKDEQFLMGNALTQDFRDIWHGEKYNAFRTQLIKYGRVEEMCRNCTEGLKSYYIPLDKLEALAPPEIPPVPPENMPRKPDYSDIFELPVKE